Below is a genomic region from Henckelia pumila isolate YLH828 chromosome 3, ASM3356847v2, whole genome shotgun sequence.
ATGTTTTTTCCAGATATCATACCAATCGGTCATCctatatttgacattattaacTCGACCAATCCTGAGGTAACTTTGTGATGATGTACTCTCTTCCCCATGTTATTGATTTTAAAAATTGCGCCATATTTTTTGTTGCATTAGACTTTTTCCTTCTTAAAAAATCCCCTGCCTATTTGCCACCTTGAAGTCATCTTACCCTGCTCTATTGGACATGTATTATTCGGCTGTCAGACAGATTGGGACCTCAGAATGGCATGTTTGCTTCTATACGCCTTTGATTGCACGGATAATTTTTGGCAGCTGTATGGTGACTTCTTACCTAGTGTTGATGAATGTACCAGCTTTCTTCTAGCTACAGAGGTTGGAATCTACGTTACTAACTTGGAAGATCCATTTGCAACTTTATCATTTAATTCTAATTCAACTCTTGTCTAATATTTTTAGTCAAGATAAAATTTtgtaattctttttttttagtATCCTAGTTTTAGACTTTTACTGTTGTGAATGTAAATCATCAGCTAGTGTTAGGTTTGAGAAGAGTTTCAGAATACATCTTGTGGAAAAAAGTAACTTCTTTTTGAATCAGTGGCCGATGAAATTCTATTTATTCCATCTCTTGCATGCAGTGAATTCTATCTAGATTTAGGGAAAAAAATTACTTGCATGCATCATTATTTGCcttcataatttaaattttgtcaAGCTAGATTCAAGGTAACAAGCTCAAACTTATTTGGGGATACACCTGTTTTGTTTATGCCCGAAATATTTCCATTTCTCCTGCATCTACAAAGTTCAGGAGGACCTTCAAGAGTTGCAGGATGAGAAACTTGCTTCTGCTGTGAGAGCACAGCAACAACGGGCATTTGAATTTTGGGAAACAAATTGGGTACCAGTTAATATTTTATACTTTGTATTTTTATCCATTTCTGACCATTTACCGAAGTTTAATCCCATCTTTATGTTAGCACTCTGCAGTACCCCTTAAAATAAAACGTCTTGCTCAAGAGCCTGAGAGATTCATGTGGGCAATGAGTATCGCACAATCTAGATGCATCAAAAAGGAGATACGAATTGGTGCCCTAGTTCAAGATGCAAATATGCTTGTCCCTTATGCTGGTTAGCctctgtaatttttttttaattattattatacttGTCTGATGTGCTTCacgacacacacacacacgaatGACAAAAGTTCGGCCAAACTATGGTAACGCAGTAAAGGATAATACTCTGCAATGTTGTTCTTTTGGCAATAGCCGTTATTTCAACTTCAGATAGGATTTAGAGTGCTATTGTTTTCTAGTTGATAAAAAGTAGAATGGTTCACCATCTGAAGCCTAAATGATCACCAGCCATTTCTCAGTGTATGCACACATCCATATTTAGACTTTAGAGGCAATTGAATTCAGGATTTATGGAAGCTATTGTTTTCATAAATTTGATACATCCTGGATATTTCAAtccttttgttttttatttggatTCATTCAATTTGAGAGAAGGATTGTGGGTACGTCACGAAAACTCATTGATCTAAGATTTTTTGTTCTTTGTTCGTAGATATGTTGAATCATTCTTTTCAGCCGAATTGCTTTTTCCACTGGCGTTTCAAGGACCGGATGCTTGAGGTGTTGGTAAATGCTGGACAACAAATCAAGAAAGGAGAAGAGGTAATATTGTATGTTCTGCATCAAGTAGGAGAGCCAATATGATATCTCTTAAATTCTTGCATAGGAGATGAGGGAATGCTGTGTTTTGTCTTCTGAATCTGGTAGAAGCATCATTTGCAAGAATTTAAGTGTCATCACTTTGGCTCTTTTGGTTACCAAGAAAAACCAAACGAAAAGTGTTTCTGAAAAAAATTGACAAAAAGAAAGGGTAGTTGATTGGAAAGATTGGTCTCCTAGGTATGTTGCATcatatgcatgttttgttaattggaatttttttaagaaaGTGATAGTTCAATTAAATGCATAAAGAAAGTAAAGTCTCAAATACTTGACAAATTTATATAAGCAAAATAAGCAAATCAGCTTAGAAAATAGAATTGAGGTGAAGAATATTGTTTACGGGTGCTACATGATAGGCATCTATCTCACTGCAAATCCATTTATTTTATCAAAAGAAATAGATGAACAGACAAACTAATGCAAGGCTAAATAATTCTTAAAATTTCTCTTAATTGCAGACAGGTAAAATGGTTAAAAGATTTCTTAGTTATCATCGATTTGAAACCCATGTTGTTGATGCATGTGCAGATGACTGTAAACTACATGAATGGGCAGATGAATAACTTTTTAATGCAAAGATATGGATTTTCCTCACCCGTGGTAATTCTTTCTCAGTTAACTTTGTTTGTACTCCGCAATccttaaattttagttttttgtcCTCTACATTTCTGGTTACATCTCTGCCAAGAGAGGATTAACTATCTGATGACCTTTGTAGCTGTAGATTATTCAGAGGCATTTTCGACTCCTAACTATTCGTTAGGGTTTATATGCTGTTAATTGGCACGCCTCTGCTGCAACAGCTTGCACTTAAGTCaagatcaaaattcaaaattgactatttgatttataaattttaaagacAGGAGTTGGAGTCAACTTTGGACCTGGGGTAACTCAAATATCAACCCTTTGATTCAGATTTGTGAGTCCTGTTGTCAGGATATATCAATATTTAGCAAGATTTTTGACACTTTCAAAATGTGGAACTCTTGTTTGCTTTCATGAATTCAAGTGCAAGCCTTAGAAGCATTTACGCATCCCCGTTATGCTCTTGATGGATTGAAATAACAAGTTTTTGGCTTCTCAGTTTTACCTGTTTGATTTTGACAAACCTGATAATTTTATATTGCTCATGTATTATCTCTGATGCCTTTTTTGATATGTGAAGGTTGATATTTTCTTTGtaataatttttcttttggTTAACTCCCCTTTTTACATGAACATTGCAGAATCCTTGGGATGTTATCCAGTTCTCTGGTCACTCACGGGTTCATCTGGATTCTTTCTTATCTGTCTTCAATATTTCTGGCCTCCCCGAAGAATATTATCACAACAGTAAATCATTGCTTTTTTTCTCATATGCCATTTTATGTTTAACATTTATTTGGAAATAAAAAAGTCGAGTTGTTTTATGACTCATGAAATAGAAATATATTATCAGGTAAACTATCTGGTGATGGGGATAACTTTGTTGATGGAGCAGTCATTGCAGCTGCAAGAACATTGCCCACCTGGTCGGAGGGGGAAATCCCTCCTATTCCAAGTCTTGAaaggaaagctgtgaaggagtTACAAGAAGAATGCCAGCAGATGCTTGCAGGGTTTTCCTCAACCGCAGGCCAAGATCAGCAAATTCTTGGTAAGTTTACGGTTCAAAGTAATGTTTTCTAGCCATGGTAAATTTAATCGATTTATTCACGTCACAGAGTCGATGCCCGAGGCTAGGAGGACTCTGGAAGCCGCGATAAAGTATGTAAACTTACTGCGCATGGTGCTTGGTGTAAGTAATACGAGCCGACTGAGATACAAAATATGCATATTGGTTGTTATTTGCAGGTATCGGATGCATAGAAAATTATTCATAGGAAAGGTGGTCCAGGCATTGGATATCTATCAAGAAAGGTTACTATACTAATTATGGATGATTGATGCTAAGCTGTGGAACAAAAGGCTAGAAGGTCATAAATGATGGCATCAACTCAAGTATCAGGGAGCTGGTGCACCTAGCTCTTTGATGCAATGTGTTGCAACTTATGATTCCCACTATCAGATTCAGAGGAGAATATTTTTGTTGATGCCAGGGCATTAGTTCAACTGTAACTTGCAGGCTTGTTGCCCACGTTGCTGGTGTATTGAAATTTGTTGAGCTAGCATTAACTTTTGCAACTTGGGAGAACCTTGGAAGTCTTACTGCCACACTGGAATCACTGTTCTGGCAATTTTTCTCAACCtacaaatattgaaaatttaattcgtGGACAACTTTATTTAGACATCGAAAGTTATAGTGGAGAGTGATCACTCGAGACAATTTCAGAACCCACTACGTCAGCTCCAATTACGAAGATTATTCCCAATATAGGTTATTTTCTGCGCACATTATAAGACCGTGTTTGCTTGACCAGTACTGTTAGTAAGGGTAAAAAGAACAATGTAATTTTTTAATTGAACACAGAACTTTGGAACATTATTTGACCTAGAACAGAACAGCAGTTTGGAAGGGTAAACAACACCTCCATTTTTTCCTTCCAGCTCCCATATTCTAGTTAGCTTCTCTTCTTTTGACTTTTATGTTCAGTACTGGATGTTTCTTTTCCTTTGTATTCTTAAGATCCGCTTTAGATTCTTCacttgttttgtttcaaattcGTGAATACTCTTGCTAGAAATTCATCCAATGTTAATTGAGACTTATGTTGACCATAGAGATAAGCTCGTACGGTTTGTTTGTGGAGCTTGGAGCTTCAATTTGGTTGCCAGGGAAAAAGTTGAGTGCATAACTCTGTTATTTTGATTTTCTTCCTACCACTGTAGATTCGCATCAACTGCAGTGTATATATATTCCAGCAATGACTTATTATATTTCAAAACACTAGCATCTTTCATATAATGTGTGCATTAAACTCCCTTTatgttaaaataattttgtttagtttttttacaattttttgaATTTAGGTTTAATTAATAaggggaaaaaaagaaaagaacttGAGGACCAACGATTTAAAGCTACCATTTTATTACCACATTaccaaatacaaaaaaaaaaaaaaacaaaacaaaaactgaCAGGTGAACCATGGATATACTTTTACAATGAAAATTCAAAGTCAAGTTTGTCTTATTGTGTTGGTATGTTTgcatatcaaaattttacattCGGAAACATTTCAAGGTTTCTATCTCTCATTTTATATACATGTGTTGTTGACTACTAACTGGAATATTATGTGTCGAGGAACGAGAAGCaagctctctctctctctctgtagCATCGCCTCTTAAACAGATCTCAGAGGCTCGTCTTGGTGGTGGACAACCTGATTTTGATTCTGGTGGCTGTCGAGTGGCATGTACTGAGACATGATAGCCATGATCTCCTTGTCCATGTATGACTGGAAAACACACATACATGCTAATATTTGTCAGTTTACTGTAGTAAATAAAAGGTTATATTCACTGCTAGTAGATACTTGCCCTTAGTCTGTATCTGTAGAATATGTAGCCAGCGACTCCAACAGTCAGTACTACCGCTATTACCGACAAGGTGATGAGTCGCCCCACTTTCGTATTACTCCTTTCTGTTCATCCATCCAAACATAATGTGCAGTGAGTGGTACTTGAGTCTCTTaaatgtattttaaaaaaagggATTATCGGATGTTAGCTTTACCAATACAGGTATTGTGTTCCTTTATGTAGATTTTATTGTCCCCTTTACAGCTGCATTCAAATCCACCCCATGTATTCTGACAGCTGCAACCATCACATTGGCAGGCAAGGTTTTCCTTGCATTCATCCACATCTGTTATTGATTAATGGTGCATGCATTATGTATATAAGGACTAGTGAGAGATGTATGAACAATCTTCCATCAATGCATTCAAACATAAAAGttacacgcacacacacactaGTTTTGTTGGAAGAAGAGAAGGACCTTCACATTTATGACCATCCCCTCTAAAACCAGAAGGGCACTTGCAGCCTGATTTTTCAGATTCCTGCAGATAGTCGGTGTGAGTCTCAATGgttatattttgaaaattactTAATAGTTTTCACAAGTTAATGTAGTAATAAATGGTAATGGATTAATTACAATGCAGGCTGAGAATGTGAGCCCTTCTTTGGAATCAGACCAGCAACCTCCGTTGTTTATCCAACACCTTCCAGCTCCTACACCTAAACACAACAGAAAGGGGGTGAGAAGAGCATGCAACTATGCGCGTACGTTGTTCTTCGTCTCGTCTCGTGTGTCTCTGGAACTTAAAAAACCTACCTTGGCAAGATGAATATCCATCTCCTTGATATTGAACACCATTCACCGAGGGGCACTCACAGACTCTTCCCCTGAATGTGTCCTGTGGTataatatcatcatcaaattttaatatattacatCATTATTAGATTCATGTGTCTTTTAGCaaataaaaaaagattaaaattctgatatactaaatttttttacttttaatgACATTTTTAGATCCATGAATATTTCAGAAAACGGAAAAGATCCCACATGTACATGAAAAGTGTCCtatataaataaactaaatatagAAAGGAGTACTTTGGTGGTCTCTACGGATTCTCCTATGGTATATAGCATAAGCTATGATTATGACACATATTTATGTCACTTAGTTGCTTTTACTCCTCTAATTAGCTATAGTGGTGTTGGGTGATGGATCCATTCATACCTTACAGGCAGTGACATTTGCTTCTGGATCCTGCCAACACCCACCATTGTTCTGGAGGCACTCGTTAGTCTCAATATCTGTTCATCACCCGCAACAATATCATTCCTTATAATAATACAATCGCGCACGAACGCGCgcgcacacacacatatatatataattctaacTTCATCCCTAAAATATGTATCATCCCTTTGGCATGGGCCATCCCATTCAAATTCTTGGGTTTTCCCTTTTCTTTTCGAATCTAGTTGGATGTACAATGTGAAATAATACATTACCTGTGCTCAAGCAAATAGGAGGATCAGTGGTCTCCTTAAACCCAGCACATATGGCCTTCAATATTGCGCCGCTCTCCAATTTACCTATATTAACAATAATGAATTACACTGGATTAATATAAAGTAAGAAAATTGACATTAGCTATGAAATCTTTAGATATTTAGATTTCTGTGtatctaaaaataaaatcatatttcaatctGTGTCATAGACTAAGTGCAAGGAACCAGCTAGTGAGCTGGGGCACTACTTGTATTTGCATACCTCTGTATTGAACATTATTTATGACCATCGTTGGTAAGATTGTAACATCACCACGTGATCCGTGTCCGACCTGAAGATCTTGTTCTGCTTTCAGGATTTCGTTTTCCCTGTCGGCTTCGGTGTCACCCATGCACTTGTTTATCTTCTCCATGGGGAGATCTGCGTGCGTGTCATTGTTTCAGAAGATTGAATGTATATGGTTTAAGGATTAATAAATGATGTGAAATGATTATATTTATACCGAGTGATTTGATGACTTGCTCTGCACATTCTTTGCTGTATTTCTTTTCCTTCATGGAACACCTGATATGGAAATCAGTGACATAATCCCACCACACCCATGACCTCTGGCTCTCATTCGCAACTCTGTGCACGCAGAGCTGCCTCAAGTTCTCGAACACAACGTCTTTGCCTTCGTATCCCTCCCTGAAATCCTGTTCGGGATCGGGGGCGCAGTATCTCCCTCGGTTTATGCACTGAGACTTGCACTGGTTGGTCTCCAGAAAAGCCTCGGGACAGTACCATGTTATGTAGTGAGGTGTGAATAGTGTGTAGCCTCCTTTCTCCAGTATTTGAGCGTGTCCtttgaaattcttgatgaaGTTCATCTGTTCGTCGCAACGGATTCCGCACTCGTCGTTGCTGTTCGTCCACAGCTCGTATTCCACCCTTTGATCCGGATGGGGCATCGACTCCGTCCAGTCTATCTTCAACACCACCTCCTCAGTACTTCTCTTGAGTGCATCCTTGAGCGTGTTGCCGAAGGAGCGGTCGATCAAAGCCGAAGGTATTCCGATCTTCTCTGTGTATCCTTGGGCATCCGAGCTCTCCTCAGGAGAATCCATAGTGATGAGAAGTTCTTCTATCGTGTCAGCCACCAAAACAGCCGCTGCCCCAGCTTGCTGCCCGTTCCACACCTTCAATGCGAAGTAGCAATCGCCGCGGTCGAGAAGAAGAATGGTGGGGCGAGAGGAGTTGGATTTGAAGGGCTTGTTGCCATCGAATGGAACACATCCCGTTGCTTGGGATGATGATTGAGGATAACGGAGAGTGCCGAACATGGATCCGCCATAATCAGGAACTCCAAAGTTGGCTATAGCCGCGTCGTGTTTCGACCGCAAATCGTAGGGAGACACCACGCTGACGCTGCTCTTCTCCACAACAAATCTTGCGTCCACGTACTGCAGAAACACAGCCTCTGCTGACACCAACAGCATCACCAGCAGCGTCAAGAAAGAAGCCATGTTTGGATTGGATTCCAAGGGAAGTGGTGGCGAATGGTTGATTATATGGTGGAGAAGAAGAAAATGCAGTAGTTGTTACGGGAGGAAGAAGACTTGGGATCGTTGAAGTCTACGAACTGATATTGTATGAATACATTTGTTTACATGTTGCTTGACTTTACGGCGGGCGgggggtggtggtggtggtgtgTTATTTGTGACGTTAAGGAAACACGCAGCACATGTAATTAATTATCTAGCTACGAATCAGTAAAAGTATCGGGCAAGACTAAATTAATTGGTTGATGTCATCTACTAATACAtttgtttaagtttaattaattgCATTGACTTGGATAATCATAATACACACACCGtgtgtatatataattaattgagTAATATTCGTGTAAAATGGTCTCATTTGTGAAACGGATAAactctacccatatttataataataagtaatacttttggcataaaaaatAACCCTTCAGAGTCTCGTAGAATTTTTTGCCTAATTATATATAGAGtagttttccaaaaaaaaataaaattatatatagtgTAAGTAtgttgtgagacggtctcatgaATCTTTATCCGTGAGACGTCcaactcatatttacaataaaaaataatatttttaggataaaatataatattttgttatgGGTAACCAAGGTTCAAGTAATAGATTCGTTTTACAAAATTAACTCGTGTgttgaaaggaaaaaaaaacacaagaaaaaaaagaaagaagtcGGTGTGGGAAGGAGGTTTGGTATATGGAGGCTAATTAACTCGCTAAACCTAAcatttgagttgtatgttattTTAGGTTCCAAGTGCTTTTCCGCGCAATTGACATCTTGTTGTGGGCCTCAATTAatgcaatttgattttttttttctttaaaaattaaaatgcatTCAACGTAAGTTTTTAGTTggtttatattattaatatcacacgactcaaatttttatttagatGTTGAGATGTGATTGTTCAATTACTTGATAcgcaataattttattttattttttttacattttgtCATGTAATTtacatgttttttattttttattttattttggagaGTGTTGTAAATGATGAAGGACGGTTgaatttttttactattttttcttatacatgattttatataagtatgcaatgcaattaCTAATAGTAATAATTCTTTATGGAATATATGTGATTAAATaatacataaaaaattttacaagatacaaataaatatataaatccaaCTATAAGCTAACAAGATAATTAATAAAGATTCATCGGCCA
It encodes:
- the LOC140892467 gene encoding protein PLASTID TRANSCRIPTIONALLY ACTIVE 14 isoform X1, translating into MSINSISPSYFRFHQIWNPQLLQPISLRSKSRILVPPRATAAALVTDEQLANSSDLYPMSASSFPLFEPSSPPQLTPASELELADPDFYKIGYVRSMRAYGIEFREGPDGFGVYASKDIEPLRRARVVMEIPLELMLTISGKLPWMFFPDIIPIGHPIFDIINSTNPETDWDLRMACLLLYAFDCTDNFWQLYGDFLPSVDECTSFLLATEEDLQELQDEKLASAVRAQQQRAFEFWETNWVPHSAVPLKIKRLAQEPERFMWAMSIAQSRCIKKEIRIGALVQDANMLVPYADMLNHSFQPNCFFHWRFKDRMLEVLVNAGQQIKKGEEMTVNYMNGQMNNFLMQRYGFSSPVNPWDVIQFSGHSRVHLDSFLSVFNISGLPEEYYHNSKLSGDGDNFVDGAVIAAARTLPTWSEGEIPPIPSLERKAVKELQEECQQMLAGFSSTAGQDQQILESMPEARRTLEAAIKYRMHRKLFIGKVVQALDIYQERLLY
- the LOC140892466 gene encoding vacuolar-sorting receptor 6-like, coding for MASFLTLLVMLLVSAEAVFLQYVDARFVVEKSSVSVVSPYDLRSKHDAAIANFGVPDYGGSMFGTLRYPQSSSQATGCVPFDGNKPFKSNSSRPTILLLDRGDCYFALKVWNGQQAGAAAVLVADTIEELLITMDSPEESSDAQGYTEKIGIPSALIDRSFGNTLKDALKRSTEEVVLKIDWTESMPHPDQRVEYELWTNSNDECGIRCDEQMNFIKNFKGHAQILEKGGYTLFTPHYITWYCPEAFLETNQCKSQCINRGRYCAPDPEQDFREGYEGKDVVFENLRQLCVHRVANESQRSWVWWDYVTDFHIRCSMKEKKYSKECAEQVIKSLDLPMEKINKCMGDTEADRENEILKAEQDLQVGHGSRGDVTILPTMVINNVQYRGKLESGAILKAICAGFKETTDPPICLSTDIETNECLQNNGGCWQDPEANVTACKDTFRGRVCECPSVNGVQYQGDGYSSCQGVGAGRCWINNGGCWSDSKEGLTFSACIESEKSGCKCPSGFRGDGHKCEDVDECKENLACQCDGCSCQNTWGGFECSCKGDNKIYIKEHNTCIERSNTKVGRLITLSVIAVVLTVGVAGYIFYRYRLRSYMDKEIMAIMSQYMPLDSHQNQNQVVHHQDEPLRSV
- the LOC140892467 gene encoding protein PLASTID TRANSCRIPTIONALLY ACTIVE 14 isoform X2; its protein translation is MSINSISPSYFRFHQIWNPQLLQPISLRSKSRILVPPRATAAALVTDEQLANSSDLYPMSASSFPLFEPSSPPQLTPASELELADPDFYKIGYVRSMRAYGIEFREGPDGFGVYASKDIEPLRRARVVMEIPLELMLTISGKLPWMFFPDIIPIGHPIFDIINSTNPETDWDLRMACLLLYAFDCTDNFWQLYGDFLPSVDECTSFLLATEEDLQELQDEKLASAVRAQQQRAFEFWETNWHSAVPLKIKRLAQEPERFMWAMSIAQSRCIKKEIRIGALVQDANMLVPYADMLNHSFQPNCFFHWRFKDRMLEVLVNAGQQIKKGEEMTVNYMNGQMNNFLMQRYGFSSPVNPWDVIQFSGHSRVHLDSFLSVFNISGLPEEYYHNSKLSGDGDNFVDGAVIAAARTLPTWSEGEIPPIPSLERKAVKELQEECQQMLAGFSSTAGQDQQILESMPEARRTLEAAIKYRMHRKLFIGKVVQALDIYQERLLY
- the LOC140892467 gene encoding protein PLASTID TRANSCRIPTIONALLY ACTIVE 14 isoform X3; this encodes MSASSFPLFEPSSPPQLTPASELELADPDFYKIGYVRSMRAYGIEFREGPDGFGVYASKDIEPLRRARVVMEIPLELMLTISGKLPWMFFPDIIPIGHPIFDIINSTNPETDWDLRMACLLLYAFDCTDNFWQLYGDFLPSVDECTSFLLATEEDLQELQDEKLASAVRAQQQRAFEFWETNWVPHSAVPLKIKRLAQEPERFMWAMSIAQSRCIKKEIRIGALVQDANMLVPYADMLNHSFQPNCFFHWRFKDRMLEVLVNAGQQIKKGEEMTVNYMNGQMNNFLMQRYGFSSPVNPWDVIQFSGHSRVHLDSFLSVFNISGLPEEYYHNSKLSGDGDNFVDGAVIAAARTLPTWSEGEIPPIPSLERKAVKELQEECQQMLAGFSSTAGQDQQILESMPEARRTLEAAIKYRMHRKLFIGKVVQALDIYQERLLY